A genome region from Thermococcus onnurineus NA1 includes the following:
- a CDS encoding TIGR00341 family protein, producing the protein MLRLEVYCDETEEEQVSAVLGKWNVQFYVEEVRGNDNRVLKFVAFVPDFIINDLADELMKVIDLRKGHSAITWSQVSGKSVKYANSLKSLRKFKRRWSLAAIENLIEDANNQATVDPIQLTLGAVASIIALFGLINDSIVMIISAMLLSPILGPLYGFSLNVVMGRGRDALDAVYSILKLLVVIFLSAAIVTLLLKLAGTMPPQPTYEIAIRGNSGLVYILLAVILGYAGIVAIVSKIPEILAGVSIAAALVPPTTVIGISLVMGWWDVFSGSLILTLENILGLLTGSLLGLYILNVSPRSYYERRAARLYTKRTMLVLALMITLIVLLELMVPG; encoded by the coding sequence ATGCTCCGGCTTGAGGTCTACTGTGATGAAACCGAGGAAGAGCAAGTTTCCGCGGTTCTCGGTAAGTGGAACGTCCAGTTCTACGTGGAAGAGGTTAGGGGCAACGATAACCGCGTCCTCAAGTTCGTGGCCTTTGTCCCGGATTTCATCATAAACGACCTTGCAGACGAGCTCATGAAGGTCATCGACCTTAGAAAAGGGCACTCGGCGATAACGTGGTCACAGGTGAGTGGCAAGTCCGTCAAGTACGCCAACTCCCTCAAGTCGCTCAGGAAGTTCAAGCGCCGCTGGAGCCTTGCGGCTATAGAGAATCTCATAGAAGACGCCAATAACCAGGCAACGGTTGATCCGATCCAGCTCACCCTCGGCGCGGTCGCTTCCATAATAGCCCTCTTCGGATTGATAAACGACAGCATCGTGATGATAATCTCTGCCATGCTCCTTTCTCCTATCCTTGGCCCTCTCTACGGATTCTCTCTCAACGTCGTCATGGGTAGAGGGAGAGATGCCTTAGATGCCGTCTATTCCATCCTTAAGCTCTTGGTAGTAATATTTCTCTCTGCCGCCATCGTGACGCTCCTTCTCAAGCTGGCTGGAACTATGCCTCCTCAGCCAACCTATGAGATAGCGATTCGCGGAAATTCTGGCCTCGTTTACATCCTGCTGGCCGTTATACTCGGCTACGCGGGTATCGTGGCTATAGTCAGCAAGATACCCGAGATACTGGCTGGCGTTTCCATTGCTGCCGCCCTCGTCCCCCCAACGACGGTCATTGGAATATCCCTCGTCATGGGCTGGTGGGATGTTTTCAGCGGCTCGCTGATCCTAACTCTTGAGAATATCCTTGGCCTGCTGACCGGCTCGTTGCTCGGGCTGTATATCCTCAACGTCTCGCCGAGGAGCTACTATGAGAGGAGAGCGGCGAGACTCTACACAAAGAGGACCATGCTCGTCCTAGCGTTGATGATAACCCTGATAGTTCTCCTTGAACTTATGGTTCCGGGCTAA
- the nikR gene encoding nickel-responsive transcriptional regulator NikR yields MKITRFGVSVPDELLEKFDRIIEEKGYVNRSEAIRDLMRDFIVRHEWEEGDREVAGTITIVYNHDEADVVKELLELQHDYVDEIVSSLHVHMDEHNCLEVVVVKGKAGRIKEIAERLISLKGVKHGKLVMTTTGRELV; encoded by the coding sequence ATGAAGATCACGCGCTTCGGTGTCTCTGTTCCGGACGAGTTGCTCGAGAAGTTTGACAGAATCATAGAAGAGAAAGGCTACGTCAACAGGAGCGAGGCGATCAGGGATTTAATGAGGGACTTTATAGTTAGGCACGAGTGGGAGGAAGGGGACAGGGAAGTTGCTGGTACAATAACCATCGTATATAACCACGACGAAGCGGATGTTGTTAAAGAGCTTCTCGAACTCCAGCACGACTACGTTGATGAAATCGTTTCAAGCCTTCACGTTCACATGGATGAACACAACTGCCTCGAGGTTGTGGTCGTCAAGGGTAAGGCAGGAAGGATAAAGGAGATCGCCGAGAGGCTCATAAGTCTGAAAGGCGTTAAACACGGAAAGCTTGTGATGACGACCACTGGGAGGGAACTGGTGTGA
- a CDS encoding 1,4-alpha-glucan branching protein has product MKGYLTFVLHTHIPYVRKHGKWPFGEEWLYETMSETYLPLLMEFERLKAKGVKFSLVINVTPVLAEQLTDDYIKHSFEGYLTHKLKATEKDLRSGKYDEKAVSFMLDHFRKVHYYWKAINGDIIGKLRELQKEGYIEVITSAATHGYLPLLGRDETIRSQLANGILTYEKHFGRKPRGIWLPECAYRPGGEWPLPGGKNVWRRGIEKFLEELGLEYFFVESSLIDEGPVTREYGEVPLAETEKSTLRPYWIKGSNIAIFARNREAGHRVWSAHFGYPGDFWYREFHKKAEESGGQYWRVTGRDVGLDDKESYDPDKAMERVEEHARHFVSLIERLLAEHEENFGEKGIIVSPYDTELFGHWWFEGVKWLGRVLELMAECEIRTTTLSEFLDSYSGERHEIELPEGSWGKNADHSIWWNEETEWTWEYVYSAEDRMVELATKYYGKDRLADRILEQLARELLILEASDWQFLITTGQAKEYGKRRILLHVSDFHRLANELEMYMETRQFNFKLLEELEERDNLFRSIIVAHYLSGNPPGVPEYVEPPEVPPEKMEEKPEKLVKMEE; this is encoded by the coding sequence GTGAAAGGATATCTAACCTTTGTTCTCCACACCCACATCCCCTACGTGAGGAAGCACGGAAAATGGCCGTTCGGTGAGGAGTGGCTCTACGAGACTATGAGCGAGACCTATCTGCCCCTGCTTATGGAGTTTGAGAGGCTGAAGGCTAAAGGCGTGAAGTTCAGTCTGGTCATAAACGTCACACCGGTTCTCGCCGAGCAGCTGACCGATGACTATATCAAACATAGCTTTGAGGGGTACTTGACACACAAACTGAAAGCAACGGAGAAAGACCTGAGGAGTGGAAAGTACGACGAGAAAGCTGTAAGCTTCATGCTCGACCACTTCAGAAAAGTCCACTACTACTGGAAAGCTATCAATGGTGACATCATAGGGAAGCTCCGCGAGCTTCAAAAGGAGGGCTACATCGAGGTGATAACTTCAGCCGCGACCCACGGTTACTTGCCCCTGCTTGGCAGGGACGAGACCATACGTTCTCAGCTCGCCAACGGCATTTTAACCTATGAGAAGCACTTCGGCAGGAAGCCTAGGGGGATATGGTTGCCCGAATGCGCCTACAGGCCAGGGGGAGAATGGCCACTGCCCGGCGGAAAGAACGTGTGGAGACGGGGAATCGAGAAGTTTCTCGAGGAGTTAGGTCTGGAATACTTCTTCGTGGAGAGCAGCCTAATTGATGAGGGGCCCGTAACGAGGGAGTACGGTGAGGTGCCTCTGGCCGAGACGGAGAAGAGCACACTCCGGCCTTACTGGATCAAAGGAAGCAACATTGCGATCTTCGCCAGAAACCGCGAGGCTGGCCACCGGGTCTGGAGTGCCCACTTCGGCTACCCCGGTGACTTCTGGTACAGGGAGTTCCACAAGAAGGCCGAGGAGAGTGGCGGCCAATACTGGCGGGTAACGGGTAGGGACGTTGGCCTCGATGATAAGGAGTCCTACGACCCTGACAAGGCTATGGAGCGTGTTGAGGAACATGCGAGACACTTCGTTTCGCTGATTGAGCGCCTCCTGGCGGAGCATGAGGAGAATTTCGGTGAGAAGGGGATAATCGTCTCGCCGTATGACACTGAGCTCTTCGGCCACTGGTGGTTTGAGGGGGTTAAATGGCTTGGAAGGGTTCTTGAGCTCATGGCAGAGTGCGAGATAAGGACGACGACGCTTTCAGAGTTTCTCGATAGCTACTCCGGTGAGAGGCACGAGATAGAACTCCCCGAGGGTTCCTGGGGCAAAAATGCGGATCACTCGATATGGTGGAACGAGGAGACGGAATGGACCTGGGAGTACGTGTATTCAGCGGAGGACAGGATGGTGGAGCTGGCGACTAAATACTATGGTAAAGACCGGCTAGCTGACAGAATTCTGGAGCAACTCGCAAGGGAACTCCTCATCTTGGAGGCGAGCGACTGGCAGTTCCTCATCACTACGGGTCAGGCGAAGGAGTACGGTAAGAGAAGGATCCTCCTCCACGTAAGTGACTTCCACAGGCTAGCCAATGAGCTTGAGATGTACATGGAGACCAGACAGTTTAACTTCAAGCTTCTCGAGGAGCTCGAAGAGCGCGACAATCTATTCAGATCCATTATCGTTGCTCACTACTTGAGCGGGAATCCTCCTGGGGTTCCGGAATACGTTGAGCCACCTGAGGTTCCGCCTGAGAAGATGGAGGAAAAACCCGAAAAACTCGTCAAGATGGAAGAGTAA
- a CDS encoding P-II family nitrogen regulator, with translation MKKIEAIIRNEDFENVKKALKSAGIIPMTVYPVQGRGVQGGVPPYDLLPKVKIELVVKDEDVERVIEIVARNARRGIPGDGKIFVLPVYDAIRIRTGERGNEALY, from the coding sequence ATGAAAAAAATCGAAGCAATTATCCGGAATGAAGATTTTGAGAACGTCAAGAAGGCCCTGAAGAGTGCCGGTATTATCCCGATGACGGTCTACCCCGTCCAGGGCAGGGGCGTTCAGGGTGGTGTTCCCCCATATGATCTTCTGCCCAAGGTGAAGATCGAGCTCGTCGTGAAGGACGAGGACGTTGAGCGAGTCATAGAGATTGTTGCTAGAAACGCTAGGCGGGGCATTCCCGGAGACGGAAAGATATTTGTTCTGCCCGTTTATGATGCCATTAGGATAAGAACAGGGGAGAGGGGCAACGAGGCCCTATATTAA
- the rqcH gene encoding ribosome rescue protein RqcH — protein MKEEMSSVDIRYVVRELQSLVGSRVDKIYHDGDEIRIKLRTKEGRQDLILQAGKRFHVTTYVKEAPKMPSSFTMLLRKHLSGGFIDAIEQHDFDRIVKIRVGDYTLIGELFRRGNIILVDGENRIVAALRYEEFKDRAIKPKAEYKFPPARENPLDVEWERFKELILEEEVEVVRALARKLNMGGLYAEEILLRAEVDKKKKASELSEEELKLIFETMKALFTEDPKPNIVYKDGNMHDVVPVELKVYENFEKRYFSTFSEALDEYFGKVTLEKAKIEQTKKLEAKKRQLLMTLKKQEELLKGFEEQAKANQEIGDLIYANFTMVERLLDEFRKATERLGWEEFKKRIDEGKKAGNKAALMVKSIDPKEKAVTIELEGKKVRLYLNKSIGENAELYYEKAKKAKHKLEGALKAYEDTKRKLDEIEKLIEEEMKKELAVKRIERRKKKWFEKFRWFVSSEGFLVLAGKDASTNENLIKKHMDENDLYCHADVYGAPHVVIKDGQKAGEKTIFEACQFAVSMSKAWSQGLYSADAYWAYPNQVTKQAPSGEYLGKGAFMVYGKRNWLRGLPLKLAVGVIEHEGENYVVCAPVEAIKAHTDKYIIIRPGSLKKSELVKRIRRILEKWGYKVKEEDIMATLPPGNGDIVEVIG, from the coding sequence ATGAAGGAGGAGATGAGCAGCGTTGATATACGCTATGTCGTGAGAGAGCTCCAATCGTTGGTCGGCTCTCGCGTTGATAAGATATATCACGACGGCGACGAGATAAGAATAAAGCTCCGCACTAAGGAGGGCAGGCAAGATCTCATCCTTCAGGCAGGGAAGCGATTCCACGTCACGACTTACGTAAAGGAAGCCCCCAAAATGCCGTCAAGCTTCACGATGCTTCTGAGAAAGCACCTCAGCGGCGGCTTCATCGATGCCATAGAGCAGCACGACTTCGATAGGATTGTAAAGATACGGGTTGGCGATTACACGCTCATAGGCGAGCTCTTCAGGAGGGGAAACATCATACTCGTTGACGGAGAGAACAGGATTGTCGCCGCTTTACGCTATGAAGAGTTCAAGGACAGGGCGATAAAGCCGAAGGCAGAATACAAGTTCCCGCCAGCAAGGGAGAACCCGCTCGATGTTGAGTGGGAGCGCTTTAAGGAGTTAATCCTGGAGGAAGAAGTTGAAGTCGTCAGGGCATTGGCTAGAAAGCTCAACATGGGCGGCCTATACGCGGAGGAAATTCTTCTTCGGGCAGAGGTGGACAAGAAGAAAAAAGCGAGCGAGCTGAGCGAGGAGGAGCTCAAGCTGATTTTCGAGACTATGAAGGCCCTCTTCACCGAGGATCCGAAGCCAAACATCGTCTACAAAGACGGCAACATGCACGATGTAGTACCGGTAGAGTTGAAGGTTTATGAAAACTTCGAAAAGCGCTATTTCAGCACCTTCAGCGAGGCCCTGGATGAATACTTCGGGAAGGTAACCCTCGAGAAGGCAAAGATTGAACAGACAAAGAAGCTCGAGGCCAAGAAGAGGCAGCTCCTCATGACGCTTAAGAAGCAGGAGGAGCTGCTGAAGGGCTTCGAAGAGCAGGCGAAGGCCAACCAGGAGATAGGCGACTTGATATACGCCAACTTCACGATGGTCGAAAGGCTTCTGGATGAGTTCAGGAAGGCAACCGAAAGGCTCGGCTGGGAAGAATTCAAGAAGAGAATAGATGAAGGCAAGAAGGCAGGGAACAAGGCGGCGCTTATGGTAAAGTCCATTGACCCTAAGGAGAAGGCCGTGACGATAGAGCTCGAGGGGAAAAAGGTCAGGCTCTACCTCAACAAGAGCATAGGCGAAAACGCGGAGCTCTACTACGAGAAGGCCAAGAAGGCCAAGCACAAACTTGAAGGCGCACTTAAGGCCTACGAGGATACTAAGAGAAAGCTGGATGAAATCGAGAAGCTCATAGAAGAGGAGATGAAAAAGGAACTTGCGGTAAAGAGAATAGAGCGCAGAAAGAAGAAGTGGTTCGAGAAGTTCCGCTGGTTCGTGTCGAGTGAGGGCTTCCTCGTTCTGGCAGGAAAGGACGCGAGTACCAACGAGAATCTGATAAAGAAACACATGGACGAGAACGATCTCTACTGCCACGCGGACGTTTACGGAGCGCCGCACGTCGTTATAAAAGATGGTCAGAAGGCTGGAGAGAAGACTATCTTCGAGGCCTGTCAGTTCGCCGTTTCGATGAGCAAAGCCTGGAGCCAGGGGCTCTACAGCGCCGATGCATACTGGGCGTATCCAAACCAGGTGACAAAGCAGGCGCCTAGCGGAGAGTATCTCGGCAAAGGTGCATTCATGGTCTACGGAAAGAGGAACTGGCTCCGCGGTCTACCACTTAAGCTGGCCGTTGGTGTCATCGAGCACGAGGGCGAAAATTACGTTGTCTGTGCGCCGGTGGAGGCAATAAAAGCCCACACGGATAAGTACATCATCATAAGACCTGGTTCACTGAAGAAGAGCGAGCTCGTGAAGAGGATCAGGCGCATCCTCGAGAAGTGGGGCTACAAAGTTAAGGAAGAGGACATCATGGCTACCCTGCCCCCCGGGAACGGCGATATAGTCGAGGTCATCGGCTAG
- a CDS encoding amino acid permease, with the protein MGMRLLGFLSSIVAALSFVLPWFRLPWDGQITFLGILREILAGSNGFEGAFWWLNPNTTGTIFLFIAFFAGIFMILIGILFGLLGGRLGPGIGVVGMLVFTLTAWHIYGQGFFGTLAEGYVIALLSFIVGFVAGGGRSL; encoded by the coding sequence ATGGGTATGAGGCTGCTCGGTTTCCTGTCCTCAATCGTCGCTGCTCTATCCTTTGTTCTCCCATGGTTCCGGTTGCCCTGGGATGGACAAATAACGTTTCTTGGCATCCTCCGTGAGATCCTGGCAGGTTCCAATGGATTTGAAGGTGCATTCTGGTGGCTCAACCCTAACACTACGGGCACTATCTTTCTCTTCATAGCGTTCTTCGCGGGTATATTCATGATACTCATCGGGATACTCTTCGGGCTTCTCGGCGGCAGGCTTGGGCCGGGCATTGGAGTGGTTGGAATGCTTGTGTTTACCCTCACCGCGTGGCACATATACGGGCAGGGCTTCTTTGGAACGCTCGCTGAGGGATACGTAATAGCGCTACTGAGCTTCATCGTCGGCTTTGTCGCTGGTGGGGGGAGGAGTCTCTAG